One region of Paraburkholderia acidiphila genomic DNA includes:
- a CDS encoding TetR/AcrR family transcriptional regulator, which yields MNAAAAVEVRQHILDTAMPILLGKGFSAVGLNEILAAAGVPKGSFYHYFGSKEAFGEALLTSYFAEYAERLDDMLVRAPGTAAQKLMRYWDDWRLIQCADDPVGKCLAVKLGAEVSDLSEAMREALRLGTDATISRIAVCIEAGRADGSLAGVSDAATMAVTLYELWLGATLLEKIHRDRKPLDAALATTRILLNLSPGN from the coding sequence ATGAATGCAGCGGCAGCCGTTGAAGTGCGGCAACACATCCTCGATACCGCCATGCCCATTCTGCTGGGCAAGGGGTTTTCCGCGGTCGGTCTCAATGAGATCCTCGCGGCCGCCGGTGTGCCCAAAGGGTCGTTCTATCACTATTTCGGCTCGAAGGAAGCGTTCGGCGAAGCGCTGCTCACGTCGTATTTCGCCGAGTATGCGGAGCGTCTTGACGACATGCTCGTGCGTGCGCCGGGCACGGCGGCGCAGAAGCTGATGCGCTACTGGGACGACTGGCGCCTGATCCAGTGTGCCGACGATCCCGTAGGCAAGTGTCTCGCGGTGAAGCTGGGCGCGGAGGTGAGCGACCTTTCCGAGGCCATGCGCGAGGCGCTGCGTCTCGGCACCGATGCGACGATCTCGCGCATTGCCGTGTGTATCGAGGCAGGGCGCGCGGATGGCTCGCTCGCGGGCGTAAGCGATGCCGCGACCATGGCGGTGACGCTCTACGAACTGTGGCTCGGCGCGACGCTGCTCGAAAAGATCCACCGCGACCGCAAGCCGCTCGATGCGGCCCTGGCGACCACGCGAATTCTGCTGAACCTGTCTCCGGGCAATTAA
- a CDS encoding type 1 glutamine amidotransferase domain-containing protein has translation MKVLIVLTSHEDLGNTGKKTGFWLEEFAAPYYALRDAGAELVLASPKGGQPPLDPKSSDPSAQTDATRRFASDTEAQAALANTKRLADIDASAFDAVFYPGGHGPLWDLAEDPVSIALIEKTIAAGKPVAAVCHAPGVLRHVKGADGKPLVAGKSVTGFSNDEEAAVQLTDVVPFLVEDMLKASGGQYSKAADWQPHVATDGLLITGQNPASSEPVAEALLAALRRG, from the coding sequence ATGAAGGTACTGATCGTTTTGACCTCGCACGAGGACCTCGGCAACACGGGCAAGAAAACGGGCTTCTGGCTCGAAGAATTCGCCGCGCCGTACTACGCGCTGCGCGACGCCGGCGCCGAACTCGTGCTCGCATCGCCCAAGGGCGGCCAGCCGCCGCTCGATCCGAAGAGCAGCGATCCTTCCGCGCAAACCGATGCAACGCGGCGTTTCGCATCCGATACCGAAGCGCAAGCGGCGCTTGCCAATACGAAACGTCTCGCCGATATCGACGCGAGCGCGTTCGACGCCGTGTTCTACCCGGGCGGCCACGGCCCGCTTTGGGATCTGGCCGAAGATCCGGTTTCGATCGCGCTGATCGAAAAGACCATCGCCGCGGGCAAGCCTGTCGCTGCCGTCTGCCATGCGCCGGGCGTGCTGCGTCACGTGAAGGGTGCCGATGGCAAGCCGCTCGTGGCCGGCAAGTCGGTCACCGGTTTTTCGAATGACGAAGAAGCCGCGGTGCAACTGACCGATGTCGTGCCGTTCCTCGTCGAGGACATGCTGAAGGCCAGCGGCGGCCAGTATTCGAAGGCCGCCGACTGGCAGCCGCACGTCGCAACCGACGGCCTGCTCATCACGGGCCAGAACCCGGCTTCGTCCGAGCCGGTTGCCGAGGCTTTGCTCGCGGCACTGCGCCGCGGTTGA
- the adhP gene encoding alcohol dehydrogenase AdhP, which yields MSKTMQAAVVRAFGKPLVLEEVAVPTPGPGELLVKIEACGVCHTDLHAAHGDWPVKPQPPFIPGHEGVGYVVGVGAGVTHVKEGDRVGIPWLYSACGHCEHCLGGWETLCEQQQNTGYSVNGGFAQYAKADANYVGLLPKNIDFIEIAPVLCAGVTVYKGLKVTDTRPGNWVVISGVGGLGHMAVQYARAMGLNVAAVDVDDTKLELAKRLGAAVTVNAKTTDPAAYLKKEIGGAHGVLVTAVSPIAFSQALGMVRRGGTVSLNGLPPGDFPLPIFDMVLSGVTVRGSIVGTRLDLEESLMFAQEGKVKATVSTDKLENINDVFARMERGAIEGRVVLDMAG from the coding sequence ATGAGCAAGACGATGCAAGCCGCGGTAGTTCGCGCATTTGGCAAACCCCTCGTGCTGGAGGAGGTGGCCGTTCCCACCCCGGGACCCGGCGAGCTGCTCGTGAAAATCGAAGCGTGCGGCGTGTGCCACACGGACCTGCACGCCGCGCACGGCGACTGGCCCGTGAAGCCGCAGCCGCCGTTCATTCCCGGTCACGAAGGGGTGGGTTATGTCGTCGGTGTGGGCGCGGGCGTCACGCACGTGAAGGAAGGCGACCGCGTAGGCATTCCCTGGCTCTACTCGGCATGCGGCCATTGCGAGCATTGCCTCGGCGGTTGGGAAACGCTTTGCGAGCAGCAGCAGAACACCGGCTATTCGGTCAACGGCGGCTTCGCCCAGTACGCGAAAGCCGATGCAAATTACGTGGGCCTGCTGCCGAAAAATATCGATTTCATCGAAATCGCGCCTGTGCTTTGCGCGGGCGTCACGGTTTACAAGGGCCTGAAAGTCACCGACACGCGCCCCGGCAACTGGGTCGTGATTTCCGGCGTGGGCGGCCTCGGCCACATGGCAGTGCAATACGCACGTGCAATGGGGCTCAACGTCGCCGCTGTCGATGTCGACGATACGAAACTCGAACTGGCGAAACGCCTTGGCGCGGCCGTGACGGTCAACGCGAAAACGACCGATCCCGCTGCGTATCTGAAGAAGGAAATTGGCGGCGCGCACGGCGTGCTCGTCACCGCGGTCTCGCCGATTGCGTTTTCGCAGGCGCTCGGCATGGTGCGCCGGGGCGGCACGGTGTCGCTGAACGGCCTGCCGCCCGGCGACTTCCCGCTGCCGATCTTCGACATGGTGCTAAGCGGCGTGACGGTGCGCGGTTCGATCGTCGGCACGCGTCTCGACCTCGAAGAGTCGCTGATGTTCGCGCAGGAAGGCAAGGTCAAGGCGACCGTCTCCACCGACAAGCTGGAGAACATCAACGACGTGTTCGCGCGCATGGAGCGCGGCGCCATTGAAGGCCGCGTCGTGCTCGATATGGCTGGCTAA
- the cyoA gene encoding ubiquinol oxidase subunit II, whose product MKRTTFQRLLLPVSAGLALCLSGCNMELLDPKGSVGVAEKQLIATSTWAMLIVVIPVIILTLWFAYRYRASNRNATYAPKWSHSTAIEVVVWTIPTLIILFLGVLTWNTTHELDPYKPLESNVKPINVEVVALDWKWLFIYPDLGIATVNQLAVPVGTPVNFSITSDSVMNSFFIPQLGTQVYAMAGMQTRLHLIADHAGDYAGLSANFSGAGFSDMKFRTLATSQQDFDAWVQKVKASQTQLSMDQYATVAKPSEKAPVEYFSTVDPKLFNNIIAKYNNGHVTNFSDPSCVTKG is encoded by the coding sequence ATGAAAAGAACGACCTTTCAAAGGTTACTGCTTCCCGTAAGCGCCGGATTGGCCTTGTGTCTTTCCGGATGCAACATGGAGCTCCTCGACCCCAAGGGAAGTGTGGGCGTGGCGGAAAAGCAGCTGATCGCAACCTCCACATGGGCCATGCTGATTGTGGTGATCCCTGTGATCATCCTGACGCTCTGGTTCGCGTACCGCTATCGCGCGTCGAACCGTAACGCCACCTACGCGCCGAAGTGGTCGCACTCGACGGCGATCGAAGTCGTCGTCTGGACCATCCCGACGCTGATCATTCTGTTCCTTGGCGTGCTCACGTGGAATACCACGCACGAGCTCGACCCCTACAAGCCGCTCGAATCCAATGTCAAGCCGATCAACGTCGAAGTGGTGGCGCTCGACTGGAAGTGGCTGTTCATCTACCCGGATCTCGGTATCGCGACGGTGAACCAGCTGGCCGTGCCCGTTGGCACGCCGGTGAACTTCAGCATCACGTCGGACTCGGTGATGAACTCATTCTTCATCCCGCAGCTTGGCACCCAGGTTTATGCGATGGCTGGCATGCAGACGCGTCTGCACCTGATCGCCGACCACGCTGGCGACTACGCCGGTCTCTCGGCGAACTTCAGCGGCGCGGGCTTCTCGGACATGAAGTTCCGTACGCTCGCCACGAGCCAGCAAGACTTCGACGCGTGGGTCCAGAAGGTGAAGGCGTCGCAGACGCAGCTTTCGATGGATCAATACGCGACGGTCGCAAAGCCGAGCGAAAAGGCTCCGGTTGAGTACTTCTCGACGGTCGACCCGAAGCTCTTCAACAACATCATCGCGAAGTACAACAACGGCCACGTCACGAATTTCAGTGACCCGTCGTGCGTGACCAAGGGGTAA
- the cyoB gene encoding cytochrome o ubiquinol oxidase subunit I, translating into MFGKLTLDAIPYHEPIILGTMIGMAVIGAFVLGGITYLGKWKYLWTEWLTSVDHKRLGVMYIVLALIMLLRGFADAIMMRTQLALAYNAPGYLPPHHYDQIFTAHGVIMIFFMAMAFMVGLMNIIVPLQIGARDVAFPFLNSLSFWMTAVGAILLMISLVVGEFAMTGWLAYPPLSELAYSPGVGVDYYLWALQISGVGTLLTGVNFFVTIIKMRAPGMTMMKMPVFTWTALCTNVLIMAAFPILTVTLALLGLDRYIGTHFFTNDGGGNAMLYLNLIWAWGHPEVYILILPAFGIFSEVVATYAKKPLFGYKTMVYATCSIMVLSFLVWLHHFFTMGSGANVNAFFGIMTMIIAIPTGVKIFNWLFTIYRGRLEFTSPVLWTIGFMVTFTIGGMTGVMMAIPGADFVLHNSLFLIAHFHNVIIGGVLFGYLAGFNYWFPKAFGFKLNEKLGKRAFWFWLSGFYVAFTPLYVLGFMGATRRLNHYDNPAWHPWMIIAWVGAVLVAIGIAHQLLQLYVSIRDRNLPENRDLTGDPWGGRTLEWAMSSPPPSYNFAIIPHVSELDEFQHLKETGRETVDVANTKYTDIHMPSNTSAGLFIGFFSLVLGFAGIWHIWWLMIVGFVGILGTAIAYSFQKNEGYYIPAAKVRADEEARSRALVKAFADKQRGGKVEEALEAN; encoded by the coding sequence ATGTTCGGAAAACTTACACTGGACGCCATTCCGTATCACGAGCCGATTATTCTCGGCACGATGATCGGCATGGCCGTCATCGGCGCATTCGTGCTCGGTGGCATCACTTACCTCGGTAAGTGGAAATATCTGTGGACGGAGTGGCTGACGAGCGTCGACCACAAGCGTCTGGGCGTGATGTACATCGTGCTCGCTCTCATCATGCTGCTGCGCGGCTTCGCCGACGCGATCATGATGCGTACCCAGCTCGCGCTCGCGTATAACGCGCCGGGCTACCTGCCGCCGCACCACTACGACCAGATTTTCACGGCGCACGGCGTGATCATGATTTTCTTCATGGCAATGGCCTTCATGGTCGGCCTGATGAACATCATCGTGCCGCTGCAGATCGGCGCACGCGACGTTGCGTTCCCGTTCCTGAACTCGCTGTCGTTCTGGATGACCGCGGTCGGCGCCATCCTGCTGATGATCTCGCTCGTCGTGGGTGAATTCGCGATGACCGGCTGGCTCGCGTATCCGCCGCTTTCGGAGCTTGCGTACAGTCCGGGGGTAGGGGTGGATTACTACCTGTGGGCGCTGCAGATCTCGGGTGTCGGCACGCTGCTGACCGGCGTGAACTTCTTCGTCACCATCATCAAGATGCGTGCCCCCGGCATGACGATGATGAAGATGCCGGTGTTCACGTGGACGGCGCTGTGCACGAACGTGCTGATCATGGCCGCGTTCCCGATCCTGACCGTGACGCTCGCGCTGCTCGGTCTCGACCGCTACATCGGCACGCACTTCTTCACGAATGACGGCGGCGGCAACGCCATGCTGTACCTGAACCTGATCTGGGCCTGGGGTCACCCCGAGGTGTACATCCTGATCCTGCCGGCGTTCGGTATTTTCTCGGAAGTCGTCGCGACCTACGCGAAGAAGCCGCTGTTCGGCTACAAGACCATGGTCTACGCGACCTGCTCGATCATGGTGCTCTCGTTCCTCGTGTGGCTGCACCACTTCTTCACGATGGGTTCGGGCGCGAACGTCAACGCGTTCTTCGGCATCATGACGATGATCATCGCGATCCCGACGGGCGTGAAGATCTTCAACTGGCTGTTCACGATCTACCGCGGCCGCCTCGAGTTCACCTCTCCGGTGCTCTGGACGATTGGCTTCATGGTCACCTTCACCATCGGCGGCATGACCGGCGTGATGATGGCGATCCCGGGCGCGGACTTCGTGCTGCACAACTCGCTGTTCCTGATTGCTCACTTCCACAACGTGATCATCGGCGGCGTGCTGTTCGGCTACCTCGCCGGCTTCAACTACTGGTTCCCGAAGGCGTTCGGCTTCAAGCTCAACGAAAAGCTCGGCAAGCGCGCGTTCTGGTTCTGGCTCTCGGGCTTCTATGTCGCCTTCACGCCGCTGTACGTGCTCGGCTTCATGGGCGCAACCCGCCGCCTGAACCACTACGACAATCCGGCATGGCATCCGTGGATGATCATCGCGTGGGTTGGCGCCGTGCTCGTGGCAATCGGTATCGCGCACCAGCTGCTGCAGCTGTACGTGTCGATCCGCGACCGCAACCTGCCGGAAAACCGCGACCTGACGGGCGATCCGTGGGGTGGCCGTACGCTCGAGTGGGCGATGTCGTCGCCGCCGCCGTCGTACAACTTCGCGATCATCCCGCATGTGTCGGAACTCGATGAGTTCCAGCACCTGAAGGAAACCGGCCGCGAAACCGTGGACGTCGCGAACACGAAGTACACCGACATTCACATGCCCTCGAACACGAGCGCAGGTCTGTTCATCGGTTTCTTCAGCCTGGTGCTCGGCTTCGCTGGCATCTGGCACATCTGGTGGCTCATGATCGTTGGCTTCGTCGGCATTCTCGGCACGGCCATCGCTTACAGCTTCCAGAAGAACGAAGGCTATTACATCCCGGCCGCCAAGGTCCGGGCAGACGAAGAAGCGCGTAGCCGCGCACTGGTCAAGGCGTTCGCTGACAAGCAACGCGGTGGCAAGGTTGAAGAAGCACTGGAGGCCAACTGA
- the cyoC gene encoding cytochrome o ubiquinol oxidase subunit III — protein sequence MLTKTSAAALAEHDHHDHPPSHSVFGFWLYLMTDCILFGSLFAVFAVMQNQFAGGPTGKDLFDIQGVAMETAVLLLSSITYGFAMIGAHKQRKGQVLVWLAITFLLGATFLYFELHEFANMIAEGNGPSRSAFLSSFFTLVATHGIHVTMGMIWMIVLMVQAVKAPTLGEREIRRLTCLSLFWHFLDIVWICVFSFVYLASVI from the coding sequence ATGTTGACGAAAACTAGTGCGGCCGCACTCGCGGAGCACGATCACCACGATCACCCGCCGTCACACTCGGTGTTCGGCTTCTGGCTGTACCTGATGACGGACTGTATTCTGTTCGGCTCGCTGTTCGCAGTGTTCGCCGTGATGCAGAACCAGTTCGCAGGCGGCCCGACCGGCAAGGACCTGTTCGACATTCAGGGCGTCGCGATGGAAACGGCAGTGCTGCTGCTGTCGTCCATTACGTACGGCTTTGCGATGATCGGCGCGCACAAGCAGCGCAAGGGTCAAGTGCTGGTCTGGCTGGCGATCACTTTCCTGCTGGGCGCAACGTTCCTGTACTTCGAACTGCATGAGTTCGCGAACATGATCGCCGAGGGCAACGGCCCGAGCCGCAGCGCGTTCCTGTCGTCGTTCTTCACGCTGGTTGCCACCCACGGTATCCACGTGACGATGGGCATGATCTGGATGATCGTCCTGATGGTTCAGGCCGTGAAGGCCCCGACGCTGGGCGAGCGTGAAATCCGCCGCCTGACGTGCCTGAGCCTTTTCTGGCACTTTCTGGACATCGTCTGGATCTGCGTGTTCTCCTTTGTTTATCTTGCGAGCGTGATCTAA
- a CDS encoding NADH:flavin oxidoreductase/NADH oxidase, with translation MSALFEPFKLKGVTLRNRIAVPPMCQYMAVDGVINDWHHVHYAQIARGGAGLVIVEATAVSPEGRITPACTGLWNDAQMEAFKPTVAAIKAAGAVPGIQIAHAGRKASANRPWEGDDHIAEGDARGWQTIAPSATAFGAHLPKVPKAMTLDDIARVREDFVAAAKRALEAGFEWLELHFAHGYLGQSFFSTHSNHRDDAYGGSLENRSRFLLETLAAVRKVWPEHLPLTARFGVIEYDGRDEETLAESIELAKGFKREGLDMLGVSVGFSTPAAQIPWAPAFLAPIAQKVRRATGLPVSSAWGIGTPELAERSVAKEQLDVVMVGRAHLANPHWPYYAAQELGVERAAWTLPAPYAHWLERYKVG, from the coding sequence ATGTCCGCATTGTTCGAACCGTTCAAGCTCAAGGGCGTGACGCTGCGCAACCGCATCGCTGTGCCGCCGATGTGCCAGTACATGGCCGTCGACGGCGTGATCAACGACTGGCACCACGTCCACTACGCGCAGATCGCGCGCGGCGGCGCGGGCCTCGTGATCGTCGAGGCGACGGCGGTTTCGCCCGAAGGCCGCATCACGCCGGCTTGCACGGGCCTGTGGAACGACGCGCAGATGGAGGCGTTCAAGCCGACCGTCGCCGCGATCAAGGCGGCGGGCGCCGTGCCCGGCATCCAGATTGCGCACGCGGGCCGCAAGGCGAGCGCGAACCGTCCGTGGGAAGGCGACGACCACATTGCCGAAGGCGACGCGCGCGGCTGGCAGACCATCGCGCCCTCGGCAACGGCGTTCGGCGCGCATCTGCCGAAGGTGCCGAAGGCGATGACGCTCGACGACATCGCGCGCGTGCGCGAGGACTTCGTGGCCGCGGCGAAACGCGCGCTCGAAGCCGGCTTCGAATGGCTCGAACTGCACTTCGCGCACGGCTATCTCGGCCAGAGCTTTTTCTCCACGCACTCGAACCACCGCGACGACGCCTATGGCGGCAGCCTCGAAAACCGCAGCCGTTTCCTGCTGGAAACGCTGGCCGCGGTGCGCAAGGTCTGGCCGGAGCATCTGCCGCTGACGGCGCGCTTTGGCGTGATCGAATACGACGGCCGCGACGAGGAAACGCTCGCCGAATCGATCGAACTGGCGAAGGGTTTCAAGCGCGAAGGCCTAGACATGCTGGGCGTGAGCGTCGGTTTCTCGACGCCCGCCGCGCAGATTCCTTGGGCGCCCGCGTTCCTCGCGCCGATCGCTCAGAAGGTGCGCCGCGCGACCGGTTTGCCGGTGTCGTCGGCGTGGGGCATCGGCACGCCGGAACTGGCGGAGCGCTCGGTAGCGAAGGAGCAGCTCGACGTCGTGATGGTCGGGCGCGCGCATCTCGCCAACCCGCACTGGCCGTACTACGCGGCCCAGGAACTGGGCGTCGAGCGCGCCGCGTGGACCTTGCCCGCACCGTACGCACACTGGCTCGAGCGCTACAAGGTTGGCTGA
- a CDS encoding putative quinol monooxygenase, whose product MTVYLFASITPKPEHVADVEALTRDMVTQTRKEPGNLRYDLLRRVDGAPGFYLYEAYVDEAAVQAHRDSAHYAAYRAKIGALVAQPPEVKTLTGVDVAD is encoded by the coding sequence ATGACTGTCTATCTGTTCGCGAGCATCACACCGAAGCCCGAGCATGTCGCCGACGTGGAAGCGCTGACGCGCGACATGGTCACGCAGACGCGCAAGGAACCGGGCAATCTGCGCTACGACCTGCTGCGCCGCGTGGACGGCGCGCCGGGCTTTTACCTCTACGAGGCCTATGTCGATGAAGCCGCGGTGCAGGCGCATCGCGACAGCGCCCACTATGCTGCGTACCGCGCGAAGATCGGTGCGTTGGTGGCGCAGCCGCCCGAGGTGAAGACGTTGACGGGCGTGGACGTCGCGGACTGA
- the cyoD gene encoding cytochrome o ubiquinol oxidase subunit IV, which produces MSAHSIHEEESHGSVGSYLAGFVLAVVLTAASFWLVLHGGFPRETALLGLAVLAVVQIVVHLVFFLHMNTSSGQRWNVTAFGFTVLTVLIVVVGTLWVMHNVSMNMMSR; this is translated from the coding sequence ATGAGTGCTCATTCCATCCATGAAGAAGAAAGCCACGGCAGCGTAGGCAGCTACCTGGCCGGTTTCGTCCTGGCGGTGGTGCTCACGGCCGCTTCGTTCTGGCTCGTGCTGCACGGCGGCTTCCCGCGCGAAACCGCGCTGCTCGGCCTCGCCGTGCTGGCTGTGGTGCAGATCGTGGTTCACCTCGTGTTCTTCCTGCACATGAACACGTCGTCGGGCCAGCGCTGGAACGTGACGGCATTTGGCTTCACGGTGTTGACGGTCCTGATCGTGGTCGTCGGTACGCTGTGGGTCATGCACAACGTCAGCATGAACATGATGTCGCGTTAA
- a CDS encoding SGNH/GDSL hydrolase family protein, whose amino-acid sequence MTSRTLLCYGDSNTHGTKPLTVPGVSERFGPADRWPGVLREALGPGWTIIEEGLPARTTVHDDPIEGRHKNGHAYLRPCLESQLPVEVVALMLGTNDLKTRFSVTPTDIANSVDVLLETLVACRAGPGGSTPHVLLMSPVPIEEIGFLGDIFTGGAAKSRLLAPLYERVAVKYGSAFLDAGEFARVSTTDGIHYEASQHHRLGNAVAEVVRQRFNA is encoded by the coding sequence ATGACGTCACGCACCCTGCTCTGTTACGGCGATTCCAATACGCACGGCACGAAGCCGCTTACCGTGCCTGGCGTGTCCGAGCGATTCGGCCCCGCCGACCGCTGGCCCGGCGTGCTGCGCGAGGCGCTGGGGCCCGGCTGGACGATCATCGAGGAAGGCCTGCCCGCGCGCACCACGGTTCACGACGACCCCATCGAAGGCCGGCACAAGAACGGGCACGCTTATCTGCGCCCTTGCCTCGAAAGCCAGTTGCCGGTGGAGGTGGTCGCACTGATGCTCGGCACCAACGACCTCAAGACGCGCTTTTCTGTCACACCCACCGACATCGCGAACTCGGTGGACGTGCTGCTCGAAACGCTGGTGGCGTGCCGCGCGGGTCCGGGCGGCTCCACGCCGCACGTGCTGCTCATGTCGCCGGTGCCGATCGAGGAGATTGGTTTCCTCGGCGATATCTTCACGGGCGGCGCGGCCAAGTCGCGCCTGCTTGCGCCGCTCTACGAACGCGTGGCCGTGAAATACGGCTCGGCGTTTCTCGACGCCGGCGAGTTCGCCAGGGTCAGCACGACGGATGGCATTCACTACGAAGCCTCTCAGCACCATCGCCTCGGCAACGCCGTTGCGGAAGTCGTGCGCCAACGCTTTAACGCATAA